Proteins encoded within one genomic window of Couchioplanes caeruleus:
- a CDS encoding ANTAR domain-containing protein, producing MRGRFTGGGPPWAVRAAQEVDAQFVGRVDDDCFEDHESESFDGGTVQLTGQFEADGRVAVVVGGGGESMVYRLPVAVTERRLRSHRCLTGHTVMGWETVRDSGPVKAPGGVSHPSGDAPAAIGVRDLIGQAKGILMERHKLTGEQAFAVLVRASQNTNTKLTDVATYLMESGELIERTRR from the coding sequence GTGCGGGGGCGATTCACTGGCGGCGGTCCGCCGTGGGCAGTGCGAGCAGCGCAAGAGGTCGATGCACAGTTCGTCGGTCGCGTCGACGACGATTGCTTCGAGGATCATGAGTCGGAGTCGTTCGACGGCGGTACCGTACAGCTCACCGGCCAGTTCGAGGCGGATGGCCGCGTGGCGGTCGTGGTGGGTGGTGGCGGAGAAAGCATGGTGTACCGCCTACCGGTAGCGGTGACGGAGCGGCGGCTTAGGAGTCACAGGTGCCTGACGGGGCATACGGTGATGGGCTGGGAAACGGTTCGCGACAGTGGCCCGGTCAAGGCCCCGGGCGGTGTGAGCCATCCGTCCGGGGACGCCCCCGCCGCGATAGGCGTACGGGACCTCATCGGTCAGGCCAAGGGCATCCTCATGGAACGCCACAAACTCACCGGCGAGCAGGCGTTCGCCGTGCTCGTGCGGGCGAGCCAGAACACCAACACCAAGCTCACCGACGTCGCGACCTACCTGATGGAAAGCGGCGAACTGATCGAACGCACCCGCCGGTAG
- a CDS encoding FG-GAP repeat domain-containing protein, whose translation MPIFTAWPISIDSTGHVLAAAEKALADNTFVALQTFLLEGHQDTRLQDNALRAQRTWDFTGDKKPDILAAEAATGTLCLYQGNGDGTFREGRTNIGSGWNKHTATLSPGDLTGDNFADVMVRNAAGELRHI comes from the coding sequence ATGCCGATCTTCACCGCGTGGCCGATCAGCATCGATTCAACAGGCCACGTTCTGGCCGCCGCGGAGAAGGCGCTGGCCGACAACACCTTCGTCGCCCTGCAGACCTTCCTCCTCGAGGGTCACCAGGACACGCGGCTGCAGGACAACGCGCTCAGGGCCCAGCGCACGTGGGACTTCACCGGTGACAAGAAGCCGGACATCCTCGCTGCGGAAGCGGCCACCGGCACCCTCTGTCTCTACCAGGGCAACGGCGACGGCACGTTCCGCGAGGGACGGACCAACATCGGCAGCGGCTGGAACAAGCACACCGCCACTCTCTCGCCCGGTGACCTCACCGGCGACAACTTCGCCGACGTGATGGTGCGCAACGCGGCCGGCGAACTGCGACACATCTAG
- a CDS encoding MEDS domain-containing protein — MLVVDAEDTIERLLVPHLRREITAGQAVLMVVGSGTAQIVRDRLGRDADALQWTPMDGFYQRLGFTYSGFDRYLHEQHARRQTVHVVAEPDVVSDPRAPVDRTAAYLKYEAMTNEVYAGYGCPITCIWHRQHHPASIIDDVRAVHGQERTVHGDRDNPTYVPPVAYLNARAQASIPPTPPVTDLDLTLWDLSELGACRAAITRWAAQSPRRRPARRRRDQ, encoded by the coding sequence GTGCTCGTCGTCGACGCCGAGGACACGATCGAGCGGCTGCTCGTGCCCCATCTGCGCCGAGAGATCACCGCCGGGCAGGCGGTGCTGATGGTGGTCGGCTCCGGGACCGCGCAGATCGTGCGGGACCGGCTCGGCCGGGACGCTGACGCCCTGCAATGGACACCCATGGACGGCTTCTACCAGCGACTCGGGTTCACCTACAGCGGCTTCGACCGCTACCTCCACGAGCAACATGCCCGGCGGCAGACGGTCCACGTCGTCGCTGAACCCGATGTGGTCAGCGACCCGCGGGCGCCGGTCGACCGCACCGCCGCCTATCTGAAGTACGAGGCGATGACCAACGAGGTGTACGCCGGCTACGGCTGCCCCATCACCTGCATCTGGCACCGCCAGCACCACCCCGCATCGATCATCGACGACGTCCGCGCAGTGCACGGCCAGGAACGCACCGTCCACGGCGACCGGGACAACCCCACCTACGTGCCACCGGTCGCATACCTGAACGCCCGCGCGCAGGCCTCGATCCCACCGACCCCGCCAGTTACCGACCTTGACCTCACCCTGTGGGATCTCAGCGAGCTAGGCGCCTGCCGCGCCGCCATCACCCGATGGGCGGCCCAGTCCCCCCGCCGCCGTCCGGCACGTCGTCGCCGCGACCAGTGA